A single window of Mycolicibacterium madagascariense DNA harbors:
- a CDS encoding YdcF family protein produces the protein MRQADLRRVALLLTTMLVTVLVANGVIGFLVFSRASSDRVEPADAVIVLGGEHDGREAYGFELARAAGAKTVVLSDPYGPGDPVMRQECRPRPDVEVICRAPVPSTTRGEAHLMHVLAQQRGWKKIIVTSWRYHLPRARLVFDQCYSDVPGAVIVLAVPRSYHLSFVHWELIYAYQWGGLIKALWQGDCPS, from the coding sequence ATGCGACAGGCTGACCTCCGCCGCGTCGCCCTCCTCCTAACCACGATGTTGGTGACGGTGCTGGTCGCCAACGGCGTCATCGGCTTCCTGGTGTTCAGCCGGGCGTCCAGCGACCGCGTCGAACCCGCCGACGCCGTCATCGTGCTCGGCGGGGAGCACGACGGCCGCGAGGCCTACGGGTTCGAGCTGGCGCGCGCCGCGGGGGCGAAGACCGTGGTGCTGTCGGACCCCTACGGACCGGGTGACCCGGTGATGCGCCAGGAGTGCCGTCCGCGTCCCGACGTCGAGGTGATCTGCCGGGCGCCCGTCCCGTCCACCACCCGCGGCGAAGCCCACCTCATGCACGTGCTGGCCCAGCAGCGGGGCTGGAAGAAGATCATCGTCACCAGCTGGCGGTACCACCTGCCCAGGGCCAGGCTGGTCTTCGACCAGTGCTACTCCGACGTCCCCGGCGCGGTGATCGTGCTGGCCGTGCCGCGGTCCTACCACCTGTCGTTCGTGCACTGGGAGCTCATCTACGCCTACCAGTGGGGTGGGCTGATCAAGGCGCTCTGGCAGGGCGACTGCCCGAGTTAG
- a CDS encoding lipase family protein, with translation MTRKIGLVALVVAIVAAGIAAVASASPLLLTVGAKVYDQFFTAIDGPPTPIGTADTSGAGPGSLVSATTMPGLASTIEARGLRAARVVYRSTSGDDGAPTVVSGSVFTPRGNPPAAGWPVVAFGHGTVGIEPQCGPSLSDSLDGQIAVVTVLTNLGYAVAVPDYQGLGTKGIHPYLDARTGGLNLIDAVRALKHTFPQVTNRWAAFGDSQGGAVAWAANEQAKGYAPDLDLVGAVALSPSADVVGLVAKAEQGTLTPDQRPAMQLLIESLARLHPDIDRDDYRHGAARQYWNALSVCVGDPSPARAEGAKRLLGTDFAPANPAAADRLTAALQAWALPHLPLSAPLSVSYGGRDPLIDAQWTTDAIKRSCALGGQITIAFDAQKGHEGADIAGQVQWMADRFAGKPAPNDCH, from the coding sequence ATGACGCGCAAGATCGGGTTGGTCGCCCTCGTCGTCGCGATCGTGGCCGCCGGGATCGCCGCGGTGGCGTCGGCGTCGCCGCTGCTCCTGACCGTCGGCGCCAAGGTCTACGACCAGTTCTTTACCGCCATCGACGGGCCCCCGACGCCCATCGGCACGGCCGACACCAGCGGCGCCGGCCCGGGCTCCCTGGTGTCGGCGACGACGATGCCCGGCCTGGCCAGCACCATCGAGGCCAGGGGGCTGCGGGCGGCCCGCGTCGTCTACCGCTCCACCTCCGGGGACGACGGAGCGCCGACCGTGGTCTCGGGTTCGGTGTTCACCCCGCGGGGCAACCCGCCCGCCGCAGGCTGGCCCGTCGTCGCGTTCGGGCACGGCACCGTGGGCATCGAACCGCAGTGCGGGCCCTCGCTGTCGGACTCGCTGGACGGGCAGATCGCCGTCGTGACGGTGCTGACCAACCTCGGGTACGCCGTCGCGGTACCCGACTACCAGGGCCTCGGCACCAAGGGCATCCACCCCTACCTCGACGCGCGCACCGGCGGGCTCAACCTCATCGACGCCGTCCGAGCGCTCAAGCACACGTTCCCGCAGGTCACCAACCGTTGGGCGGCGTTCGGCGACTCGCAGGGCGGCGCCGTGGCGTGGGCGGCCAACGAGCAGGCCAAGGGTTACGCGCCCGACCTCGACCTCGTCGGCGCGGTCGCGCTGTCCCCGTCGGCGGACGTGGTGGGGCTGGTGGCGAAGGCCGAGCAGGGCACGCTGACGCCCGATCAACGGCCGGCGATGCAGCTGCTCATCGAGTCGCTCGCGCGGCTGCACCCCGACATCGACCGCGACGACTACCGCCACGGTGCGGCCCGCCAATACTGGAACGCGCTGTCGGTGTGCGTCGGCGATCCGTCGCCCGCCCGGGCCGAGGGCGCCAAGAGGCTGCTGGGCACCGACTTCGCGCCCGCCAATCCCGCCGCCGCCGACCGGCTGACCGCCGCGCTGCAGGCCTGGGCGCTGCCGCACCTGCCGCTGTCCGCGCCGCTGTCGGTGTCCTACGGCGGGCGCGACCCGCTGATCGACGCGCAGTGGACCACCGACGCGATCAAGCGGTCGTGCGCGCTGGGCGGGCAGATCACGATCGCCTTCGATGCGCAGAAGGGCCACGAGGGCGCCGACATCGCCGGTCAGGTGCAGTGGATGGCCGATCGGTTTGCAGGCAAACCGGCGCCCAACGACTGCCACTAG
- a CDS encoding sugar transferase, whose protein sequence is MAPNSGPQWQRTYVRVLAGLDVVVVVLALALAQMVRLGRPITTWDPAQIYFAILSIFVAGIWLVLLAAYRTRSPRIVGAGVEEYRRVVSATLATIGVVAVFLMIFRPEYARGYLAVAFPLGLAGLMITRNLCRQYLVRKRRKGSCVVTVLAVGDAMAVRRLVQSFTRGWDYGYSVVGVCLTGRSSGGVIEIPGVGTLPVLGDEGKVHDAILKTNVNTVALTTTDHLGPEGVRELSWDLHKMGVDLVVSPGVVDVAGPRLTMRPVAGLPLIHVEKPTYSGTKKFQKRAFDYFVSITVLIGALPVMIATAIAIKLTSKGPVFYRSERIGLDGEPFQMIKFRTMVDGADKQVDKLVEVNDSVGGVLFKLKDDPRITSVGKILRKYSFDELPQFFNVLKRDMSVVGPRPPLRREVDTYNDQVRRRLLVLPGITGLWQVSGRSDLSWEDTVRLDLSYVENWSITNDVVIALKTVRTVASGSGAY, encoded by the coding sequence ATGGCGCCGAACAGCGGCCCGCAATGGCAGCGAACTTACGTCCGGGTCCTGGCCGGACTGGACGTCGTCGTCGTCGTGCTGGCCCTCGCGCTCGCGCAGATGGTGCGGCTGGGTCGTCCGATCACGACGTGGGACCCCGCGCAGATCTACTTCGCCATCCTGTCGATCTTCGTCGCCGGCATCTGGCTCGTCCTGCTGGCCGCCTACCGCACCCGCTCGCCGCGCATCGTGGGCGCCGGCGTCGAGGAGTACCGCCGGGTCGTCTCGGCGACCCTGGCGACCATCGGCGTCGTGGCCGTGTTCCTGATGATCTTCCGCCCCGAGTACGCCCGCGGTTATCTCGCCGTCGCGTTCCCCCTCGGCCTGGCCGGGCTGATGATCACCCGCAACCTGTGCCGCCAGTACCTCGTCCGCAAGCGCCGCAAGGGCAGCTGCGTGGTGACCGTGCTGGCCGTCGGCGACGCGATGGCCGTCCGCCGCCTCGTCCAGTCCTTCACGCGCGGCTGGGACTACGGGTACTCCGTCGTCGGCGTCTGCCTGACCGGGCGCAGCTCCGGCGGCGTCATCGAGATCCCCGGGGTCGGCACGCTGCCCGTGCTCGGCGACGAGGGCAAGGTGCACGACGCCATCCTCAAGACCAACGTCAACACCGTCGCGCTGACCACGACCGATCACCTCGGCCCCGAGGGCGTTCGCGAATTGTCTTGGGATCTGCACAAAATGGGCGTCGACCTGGTGGTGTCGCCCGGCGTGGTCGACGTGGCGGGTCCGCGGCTGACGATGCGCCCGGTGGCCGGTCTGCCCCTCATCCACGTCGAGAAGCCGACGTACAGCGGCACCAAGAAGTTCCAGAAGCGGGCGTTCGACTACTTCGTCTCCATCACCGTCCTGATCGGTGCGCTCCCGGTGATGATCGCGACCGCCATCGCCATCAAGCTGACCAGCAAGGGGCCGGTGTTCTACCGCTCCGAGCGGATCGGTCTCGACGGCGAGCCGTTCCAGATGATCAAGTTCCGCACGATGGTCGACGGCGCCGACAAGCAGGTCGACAAGCTGGTCGAGGTCAACGACAGCGTGGGCGGAGTCCTGTTCAAGCTGAAGGACGATCCGCGCATCACCTCGGTCGGCAAGATCCTGCGCAAGTACAGCTTCGACGAGCTGCCCCAGTTCTTCAACGTGCTCAAGCGCGACATGAGCGTCGTCGGCCCGCGGCCCCCGCTGCGCCGCGAGGTGGACACCTACAACGACCAGGTGCGCCGCCGGCTGCTGGTGCTGCCGGGCATCACCGGGCTGTGGCAGGTGAGCGGCCGTTCTGACCTGTCGTGGGAGGACACCGTGCGCCTGGATCTGTCCTACGTCGAGAACTGGTCGATCACCAACGACGTCGTGATCGCCCTCAAGACCGTGCGCACCGTCGCCTCGGGATCGGGCGCCTACTAG
- a CDS encoding biotin--[acetyl-CoA-carboxylase] ligase, translating to MNADRGVEKTREPLDVAKLNAAVAVPGSPWRRVEVVQDTGSTNADLLARARDGEDVAGAVLVAEHQTAGRGRNGRTWSAVPGAQISMSVGVPLGDLPTAAWGWLPLATGLAVVAAVAEVTGVAVGLKWPNDVLSTPDGRKLAGILAEVASPAPVVVIGIGLNVSLRADELPHPAATSLALLGAQVPDRAELIIALLRELQRRVGQLTAARGAGDALLADYVAHSLTISQRVRATLPGGREVVGRAVSIDDQGRLRIDTGPETVLVSAGDVVHLRPADEPG from the coding sequence GTGAATGCCGACCGCGGCGTGGAAAAGACACGCGAGCCCCTCGACGTAGCGAAACTGAATGCCGCAGTGGCGGTACCGGGGTCGCCGTGGCGCCGCGTCGAGGTCGTCCAGGACACCGGTTCGACCAACGCCGATCTGCTTGCGCGGGCGCGCGACGGCGAGGACGTCGCGGGCGCCGTGCTGGTGGCCGAGCACCAGACCGCGGGCCGGGGCCGCAACGGCCGCACCTGGTCCGCGGTGCCCGGGGCGCAGATCTCGATGTCCGTGGGCGTACCCCTCGGCGACCTGCCCACCGCGGCGTGGGGATGGCTGCCGCTGGCGACGGGCCTGGCCGTCGTGGCCGCCGTCGCCGAGGTGACCGGCGTGGCGGTCGGCCTCAAGTGGCCCAACGACGTGCTGTCGACGCCGGACGGACGCAAGCTGGCGGGCATCCTCGCCGAGGTGGCGAGCCCGGCGCCCGTCGTCGTGATCGGCATCGGGCTCAACGTGTCGCTGCGGGCCGACGAGCTGCCCCACCCGGCGGCGACGTCACTCGCGCTGCTCGGCGCCCAAGTCCCGGACCGGGCTGAGCTGATCATCGCGCTCCTGCGGGAACTGCAGCGGCGCGTCGGGCAGCTGACCGCGGCCCGCGGGGCCGGCGACGCGCTGCTCGCCGACTACGTCGCGCACAGCCTGACGATCTCGCAGCGGGTGCGCGCGACCCTGCCCGGCGGCCGCGAGGTGGTCGGTCGCGCGGTGTCGATCGACGACCAGGGCCGGTTGCGCATCGACACCGGACCCGAGACCGTCCTGGTGTCGGCCGGGGACGTCGTGCATCTCCGCCCGGCCGACGAGCCGGGCTGA
- a CDS encoding PH domain-containing protein, giving the protein MGYPDSVLATGERVVLHRHPHWKRLVGPVLALLLATAVAGFGLGVVDHTDWERSAKDIVMIVIAVLWSILVGWLTLWPVSNWRTTHFVITDRRVMFRHGVLTRAGIDIPLARINSVEFRHGLLERLVRTGTLIIESAAQDPLEFDDIPRVEQVHSLLYHEVFDTLGSEEAPS; this is encoded by the coding sequence GTGGGTTACCCGGACAGCGTGCTGGCCACCGGCGAACGCGTCGTCCTGCACCGTCATCCCCACTGGAAGCGGCTCGTCGGTCCGGTGCTCGCGCTCCTGCTGGCCACGGCCGTGGCGGGGTTCGGCCTCGGCGTCGTCGACCACACCGACTGGGAGCGCTCGGCGAAGGACATCGTGATGATCGTCATCGCCGTGCTCTGGTCGATCCTGGTGGGATGGCTCACCCTGTGGCCCGTCTCGAACTGGCGCACGACGCACTTCGTGATCACCGATCGGCGGGTGATGTTCCGCCACGGCGTGCTGACTCGGGCGGGCATCGACATACCGCTGGCCAGGATCAACAGCGTCGAGTTCCGGCACGGGCTGCTGGAGCGGCTGGTGCGCACCGGCACGCTGATCATCGAGTCAGCGGCGCAGGATCCGCTCGAATTCGACGACATCCCGCGGGTGGAGCAGGTCCACTCGCTGCTCTATCACGAAGTCTTCGACACCCTGGGGTCCGAGGAGGCGCCGAGCTGA